The Rhodothermales bacterium genomic sequence CACACAACCGGAAAAGTCGATGCCTTCAGTGAGGCCCGGTCCGGCGAAACGGGCACATGGTCCATCGTCCTCTTCCGCACCTCCCTTTCTCCGGACAGGCAGCTCGACGCATCCATCGGGCCGGTTTCGGCGTATCGGCTGGATGAAGCCGATGGACAGGTCGAACTCCGCCTGACCGTCCAGGAAGGCACGGAGGCCCCGACCGTTTACCGTGATGGCGCATCGACCGACATCCTTGTGGCCGTTCCTCCCCCCCGACCCGGCATGCCGACGCCCGTGAATACCGAGCAGGCCGCCGGCCGATGGCGACTGGACACGGTCGTGATCGACGCCGGTCACGGAGGCAAGGATTCGGGAGCCGTTGGACACCGGGGGCTCCGTGAGAAGGACATCGTACTCTCGGTGGCCAAGAAACTGGGGGCCTACCTGGAGGAATTGCTGGACGTGAACGTGGTGTATACGCGGGAGGACGACACGTTCATTCCATTGCACGAACGGGGGCGACTGGCGAATGAAGCCGGCGGAAAGTTGTTCATTTCGTTGCACACCAATTCCGCCCGGAGCGCGCAAGCGCACGGTGCGGAAACGTTCTTTGTCGGCCTGCACAAGACCGAGGCGGCCCGCCAGGTCATGGAAAAGGAAAATGAAGTCATCCAGCTGGAAGACGATCCCACCGTGTACGAAGCCTTTCGTGGGCCGCGACTCATCCAGCATACCTTGACACAGAGCGGCTATATCCGGCAGAGCGAAGCCCTGGCCAGCATCATCCAGGGCCAATTCACCGATCGTGTCGGGCGACGGAACCGGGGTGTGAAGCAAGCCGGGTTCTACGTGCTTTGGAGTGCGTCCATGCCTGCCGTTCTCGTGGAGTTGGGGTTCATCACGAACCCGGATGAAGCCCGATTCCTTGCTTCCGACGATGGACAGACCTATCTGGCCAGCGCTATCTTCCGGTCGGTCCGCGAATTCAAGGATGCCTACGAACGTGGCCTCCACCTGACTCTCTCCAACCCATGATCACCGAACTTCTCGCTGCCATCCGGAACGTCCCGGATTTCCCGTCACCGGGCATCCAGTTCAAGGATATTACACCCATCCTGGCCAGGGCCGATCTGGTACGGCAGGCGGTCCATCTTCTGGTTGAACCCTGGAAGGCTGAAAACATCACCAAGGTCATCGGGATTGAGTCCCGGGGGTTCATCCTTGGCGCCATGATTGCTGAAGCACTCGATGCGGGCTTCGTTCCGGTCCGGAAAGAAGGCAAGTTGCCGTACACGACCATCAAAGAGACGTATGACCTGGAATATGGCACGGACACCATCGAAATGCACATCGATGCGCTCTCGGAGGGGGACCGTGTCCTCATCCACGACGACGTCATCGCCACCGGCGGTACCGCTGCCGCCACCCATCGCCTGGCCGAATTCGCGGAGGCCCGTGTGGTAGGATTTTCGTTCCTGGTGGAACTCACGGCGCTCAATGGGCGATCCAACCTGGACGACGCTGTTCCCGTACATGCCCTCCTGCCAGTCTGATTCGCGTCGAACACGACTGGCTCTCCTGCTCCGCTTTCCGTTCAATCCTGTACCATTTCCATGATGCGATCCCGATTCCAATTGATCCTCGGAGCCTTTTTTCTTGTCATCCTGGCCGGGTGCGACTCGGTCGACCCGAGCT encodes the following:
- a CDS encoding adenine phosphoribosyltransferase, translating into MITELLAAIRNVPDFPSPGIQFKDITPILARADLVRQAVHLLVEPWKAENITKVIGIESRGFILGAMIAEALDAGFVPVRKEGKLPYTTIKETYDLEYGTDTIEMHIDALSEGDRVLIHDDVIATGGTAAATHRLAEFAEARVVGFSFLVELTALNGRSNLDDAVPVHALLPV
- a CDS encoding N-acetylmuramoyl-L-alanine amidase, giving the protein MRTPRSAISFLITAWVVLLGAGATRAALITPLSEEVSVIERVSFALSSRTGHTIVRIHTTGKVDAFSEARSGETGTWSIVLFRTSLSPDRQLDASIGPVSAYRLDEADGQVELRLTVQEGTEAPTVYRDGASTDILVAVPPPRPGMPTPVNTEQAAGRWRLDTVVIDAGHGGKDSGAVGHRGLREKDIVLSVAKKLGAYLEELLDVNVVYTREDDTFIPLHERGRLANEAGGKLFISLHTNSARSAQAHGAETFFVGLHKTEAARQVMEKENEVIQLEDDPTVYEAFRGPRLIQHTLTQSGYIRQSEALASIIQGQFTDRVGRRNRGVKQAGFYVLWSASMPAVLVELGFITNPDEARFLASDDGQTYLASAIFRSVREFKDAYERGLHLTLSNP